The Daucus carota subsp. sativus chromosome 7, DH1 v3.0, whole genome shotgun sequence genome window below encodes:
- the LOC108193966 gene encoding uncharacterized protein LOC108193966, with product MGNLDSEGSDTDLDLESGGTTSEEDGRIVPDLSAEHGKKVLRRTWSGFVGLNRSARVGNGLNSYDEVSISGRASADNVNIISDQLARDVDSLEKKISREKKKTSNSKNPSKPPRPPKGPLLDAADMKFVKEFSELARLKRRRVERMNKLKKKKSEQESSSCSNVIAMVVTCVFGFVIIFHGLLGSNV from the coding sequence ATGGGTAATTTGGATTCTGAAGGAAGTGACACTGATCTTGATTTGGAAAGTGGAGGGACTACAAGTGAGGAGGATGGTAGGATAGTCCCTGATCTTAGTGCTGAGCATGGGAAGAAAGTCTTGCGGAGGACATGGAGTGGATTTGTGGGACTAAACAGGTCTGCAAGGGTTGGGAATGGCTTAAATTCATATGATGAAGTGTCCATTTCTGGTCGGGCTTCTGCTGATAATGTCAATATAATATCAGACCAGTTGGCCAGAGATGTTGATTCACTGGAAAAGAAGATTAgtagagagaaaaagaaaacctCAAATTCCAAAAACCCTTCTAAACCACCTCGACCTCCGAAAGGTCCGTTATTGGATGCTGCTGATATGAAATTTGTCAAAGAATTTTCTGAGCTGGCTAGGTTGAAGCGTAGAAGGGTTGAACGAATgaataaattaaagaaaaagaaatctgAGCAAGAATCATCATCTTGCTCGAATGTTATTGCAATGGTGGTAACATGTGTCTTCGGCTTTGTTATTATCTTCCATG